The Sphingopyxis fribergensis genome contains a region encoding:
- a CDS encoding glycoside hydrolase family 88/105 protein — MPLSLFALMMSAPAAVAATAEPVMPKPADILAQTRRVADWQLTHREAWDKMPAARPSVREPRDWQQATFWVALTDLAERDARYRDPVVELGRAQKWQLGKLAYHADDQLIAQAWEWAARNGGGAEALVPARAYFDNVFTNRRTNSLEFIPTQPGGGYSLCTERWCWCDALFMAPPTMLRIGMATGDKRYADFVHQEWKATTDYLFDPSEDLYFRDSRFFDQRDTKGRKLFWSRGNGWVMGGLVRVLQILDKDDPQRPYYEGLFKKMAAKLVTLQKADGYWPASLLDQDPGTPPESSGTAFFTYAFAWGVDNGLLDRKSYEPAAIRGWAALQRAVQKDGMLGWVQQVGDRPDSVAAEETQFYGSGAYLLAGTAMYDLAQKRQKR; from the coding sequence ATGCCGCTGAGCCTCTTTGCCCTGATGATGTCCGCCCCCGCCGCGGTCGCCGCCACGGCCGAACCCGTCATGCCGAAACCCGCCGACATTCTCGCACAGACGCGCCGCGTCGCCGACTGGCAGCTGACGCACCGCGAGGCCTGGGACAAGATGCCCGCCGCGCGGCCGAGCGTGCGTGAGCCGCGCGACTGGCAGCAAGCGACCTTTTGGGTCGCGCTCACCGACCTCGCCGAACGTGACGCGCGCTACCGCGATCCGGTCGTTGAACTCGGCCGCGCCCAGAAATGGCAGCTCGGCAAGCTCGCCTATCATGCGGACGACCAGCTGATCGCGCAGGCGTGGGAATGGGCGGCGCGCAACGGCGGCGGTGCCGAGGCGCTTGTCCCCGCACGCGCCTATTTCGATAATGTCTTCACCAACCGCCGCACGAATAGCCTCGAATTCATCCCCACCCAGCCGGGCGGCGGTTATTCCTTGTGCACCGAGCGTTGGTGCTGGTGCGACGCGCTGTTCATGGCCCCCCCGACGATGCTGCGCATCGGCATGGCGACCGGCGACAAGCGCTACGCGGACTTCGTCCACCAGGAATGGAAAGCGACGACCGACTATCTCTTCGACCCGAGCGAAGACCTTTATTTCCGCGATAGCCGTTTCTTCGACCAGCGCGATACCAAGGGACGCAAGCTGTTCTGGAGTCGCGGCAACGGCTGGGTGATGGGCGGCCTCGTCCGCGTGCTGCAGATACTCGACAAGGACGATCCGCAGCGGCCCTATTATGAGGGGCTGTTCAAGAAAATGGCGGCCAAGCTCGTCACTTTGCAAAAGGCCGACGGCTATTGGCCCGCCTCGCTGCTCGATCAGGATCCGGGCACGCCGCCCGAATCGAGCGGCACCGCTTTCTTCACCTATGCCTTTGCGTGGGGCGTCGACAATGGCCTGCTCGACCGTAAATCCTACGAGCCCGCGGCGATTCGCGGCTGGGCGGCGTTGCAGCGCGCGGTGCAGAAGGACGGGATGCTCGGCTGGGTCCAGCAGGTCGGCGACCGCCCCGACAGCGTCGCCGCCGAGGAGACGCAATTTTACGGCTCGGGCGCCTATCTGCTCGCCGGCACGGCGATGTACGATTTGGCGCAGAAGCGCCAAAAGCGCTGA